The sequence caaatttagttcagtccattttttttcttctgagTGAGCAGTGGatgttctctttttctttctggGGTAGGTTGGCATGGTAAGAACAGTAATGTCTCCcttatattatgatgatgatccTTATTAAAGAAAATTGGTTTGATCGCTCATTTACTCTATTCATCTCATAAATCTACCTAATGTCATAAAATATCATGTATGTTAAATGAACGTGGTTCGCTGGACAAACTTTGTAGATACTAGACATGCATATGAGTTGGCTCAGACGccacctatcctaaaattgaCTATGCACAAATACATAAGCACAGATGCATACACACACATATCATGTATGTTGATACCCTATATAAACCCCACCTCTTCCAGATTATCTTTTTGCTGTTTCCTCAACAAAACCACTCACTGTGGCTTTAATGTAAACTTGAACTTAGCCAAACTCAATTGTGTTATTCGCACCAAGGTTAAAAATAGCTCAATCACTGGCATCACTAATAGAAAATTTGTGAGTGGTTACAAGATATGTTTTATAATTGCCTCATCTACTCATAGTGCCAAATTCTGATAAAAGGTAATCATAATAAAATTTAGTCCATATGTTTTTTCATGCTTGATCATGAGCTTTGCCTTGTATAAAGCTTTATTGGTGGTTGTATGTTAATTAATAGACTATCGTGATCAAAAGTAAATAAAGAGTGGTAGAAGATAATGGATCTTTGCTCTTGTTATTtggatctattttttattttttattttttgcttttgctTTTTTGCTGGTAATGGATGCCTATCTCAGCATTCAATTTGAAGATGAGCATGAATGTCAGAGTGGATGGTAGAAATTAGATTGATTTTGCTGACTAGTTATGTAATAGAGTGCCAAAGATGATGCCTTTCCTATTACAGAACAGTGATTTTATGgcattttacaacaacaacaacaacaacaacaaacccagtgtattcccacctactggggtctgggggggtaagatgtacgcagtccatacctctacctctgaagaagtagaaaggctgtttccgatagacccccggctcaagacacgagataccacacaaacacatagtaaagcacagcacaagattacataacataaatacgacacccataagtaatataaaacagaggaaagcacacagatttataataaaacatggaacacggactcctaacaagaaaaaaaaccccaccaagtaattccctacactagcgactcaaactggccctagtcctctgccctaattcgcgtcttccagaccttcctatctagggtcatgtccttggtgagctgtaactgctccatgtcccgcctaatcacctcaccccagtacttcttcggcctacccctaccccgcctaaaaccatccaacgctagcctctcacacctacggaccggggcatccatgccgtTGGAAGCAATTTTAAAACTTCTAAATTGATATCTCTAAGTTTCAGTTGGAAGCAATTTGTTTAGCAGTTCTAAAGTAAAATATTTGCtctctttctcatatttttgggaGTATAATTGTGATGATCTTTACCCTGGTTAACTGTAGGGGCCAAATGGGACTGCATGCTGAGATAACTGATAAGGTGAACAAGCAGAGTGTTTCCAATGGAACCACTGCGGACAAAAAAGAAAATGTGCCTGTAGAAACTGCTAGTCAGGGCTGTTGTCAAGGTGCTGCAGGATTTTCTTGTTGTAGAGATGCAAGTGCTGAGGGAAAAGAGGTAGAGAAGAAACAGGGAAGACTTCCTACCTGTTTCAGAAAATGGGATAAGCCTGAAGTTTTCACAGCCATTGGCGTGGTTGGAGCAGTGGCGTTTGTTGCTGTTGCTTACGGATTTTACAAGAAGTCACATTGAAATGTCGTCAAGACAGTGTGTGCATCCAGAGTTTCTTTTTAGAGAGTAATGATGTTACTCTAGACCATGACATTTGCCACGTGTTAGGTGTGAATTTTTCTGAGCACCCTAAATGGGCCACTTGGTTACACAACTGCCACTACAGATACCTACAAGTTTAGTCAATACTCTACAAAGATGCTTTAAAATTCCAGGTGTGGAGGTGGTTTTGgttaaagatgaataataatATCAGCATGGATTTTGGTATTTCGTTTATGCAGGATGTTGTTGCTAAAGTTTGAAGATTAAGTTGCTTTGTACATGCATTTCACTTGACTAATACTTTTCATTTGTCATATTCCTCAAACAAACATTTCAATACTAAACTTCAATATTTGCAAAACTTTTTTTTATAGCCACAGCAAGCTTTAACAGCTTGAAACAATTTTGCTGACCGTAGGCTAGTTAATGGAGCAATGTTTACTTTCTCCTGTGAAAAAGAATGATTGTCTCTAGCAGATATTGTTTAAAATGCAAATGCAGCTTCAAgaacatatttttctttatttctgtaCTTTAAGAAGTTTGGAAATAATTGAGGGGTATTCCCACTTACCAAATGTGGAAAATAattcatctttcttttctttttcttctattttccacTTCCCACTCTAACAAAACATTTATGAGCTAAACTGAGAAGGAAATGAAAAATAAGGAGCTAAAAAGATAGGAAATGGACATTCCCTTGCCATACTGTAGTGTAGGATAAAATGATGTCCTACCAAAAAACTACCTAAAAACTAAGTGTATGTGCAGATATTATAGTATCATACAAGATTGATCATGTACCCCTTTCCAAAATCCAGAGTGAAAAAGAATTGGACGGCTACTATCAACACAACTTGAACACCTAAAGAGGGCAGCTTGGTGCACTACATTTTTTGCTATGCACGAAGTCCCGGGAAGGGCCGGACCACTTGAACATCTATCATATGAAAATGTCATGTTCTAAGTTTCGAAATCATTTCCTCCAAGAAAGCTACTGACATCCCTTCTGGCTCTCCTACTCCTTGCTCAATCTGTCTCATAATCTGTTCCAATAACATAATATTCTTCGGCTGCTTAGTCATGTGGCCGCAATTTGAACAGTCTCTTAGAAGTAAAAGCAGTCTTTTTGCCTTGTCTCTCGCTCTCCTTGTCCCATGAACGCTCAACTGAAGCAGTGCTGCCATTGCTCCTTCCCTCAGGATCATTCCTCTGTATCTATCTCTGCAGCTTTCGCATATTAGGAGCAGAATAGCCACTGCATGTTCTTTACATTGTCTAGAACCTGTTGAGATGTAATACAATCAAATAATTAACATTCTGTACTCATGGTATCAGAATAGGTTAAGAGGTCGTAGGTTCAAATCATAGTGACActcgaaaaatcaaaaaatattttacgtGGTTAACATATGAAAAAGAATCAGATTCGCACAAGGCATGCAGGCTGCAACATGTTGAGGCATAATAGCGTTAAGCGATTAAAAGTGTACTATTTCTAATGACTTaagcttttagatgagatggtcGAGCAATTAACCTTCCTCCATGGCCTCCACTAGACACTGGATTGCTCCTCCTGTTCCTGCTGCTTTCTCCAGTGCAATTCTTGATGAAGAAACAAGATTCTCTAGCAACGCCACGGCTTTTTCTATCAACAACTCTGAGGTGAGGTTTATTAGTACAAGCAAGGTAGCTACCCCACCATATGAAACAATGGAAGGGATGAGCTGATTGCAAGTTGAAAGATTGTGAAGTGTTGACAAGATGTCCAAATTAGCCTGTAAGCTCATGCTGTTGCATGATTGTGAATTTAACAATTCAAGTAGAAGTGGGATAGCCCCAGATGAAGCAATTGCCAGCTTGTTTGAACCACAAGAAGAGAGGGTCAAGAGAAATGCCACTCCTAGCTCTACTAACAATTTGTTTTCGCATTGAAGCACATCTAATAACACTGTTATGGCCCCTGATTTTGCTATGAGTTTCTTGTTCCTGCAATAAGTAACAAGAATTTTCACAATTTCAGTTCTGAAAATTAAACAGGCCTAGCAGCACTCGTATTGGTTAAAACATTTAGAACCAACTTTCATGGCATGTTTAGTATAACGGAAGTCATATACTTTTCTTGAAAAAGGACTTCCGTGATACCAAACAGGCCCCTGAATGAAGTATACACACCGCTAACCTTTCACTACGAAATGCTATACTAAGCAGAGCAAAAAGTGCAGCTTCAATGACTTCATAATCATTAGTACTCAGCATCATAACCAATGGAGGAACAATGCCTTTTTCGGCGATGTTGTGCCTTTGCTTGCTGGAAAATTGAGGAAGTTGTGTTGCAGCAAGGAGCTGTGCTTGTCTATCACCAAAGAGGAGAGCTTCCACCACCATTTCTTCCATGGTTGGGAAACCCCCTCTGCCCCTTTAGTCACCACTTGTTTGTTTATCAATATTTTGCTTCTCTCCTTGTATATGTATAAGGCTAGTATATTGGGTTGCTTCAAGAGTATGTAATGTGTGTGCTTTTTCAAGATTCTTCTTTTGATCTATACTTCTTGATTAGAAGGAACTGAAATCCGTTCCCATTTTAGCTCTTCTTTTTTACTTGACTACCTTAGGTGGAAATACCTTAGCTTGAATCTTTAACTTCCCTCTTATGGAAGTAACTGTCGTCAGCTTTATCCCCTGTTTTAACTTATAATCAAGAGATCCCCCATTCCCTTAGTTATAATATAGTAACCACACGTCACTATCAAAGATCGTGACAAAGTGGTAagtactttttcatttttaatcaaaGATTTCTCAGTATGAAATCATTTTTGATAGTGAAACTTTAACACCTAACATGGGACTTTCGCGAATCTAGATTGTTTGTCAGGCTCGGAGTGCTATCGGATACCGTGtgggaaaacaaaaaaaaaaaacaattatgcAAAAATGCAAGCTTTTTTTGATGTATGTAACGCATCTGCTGGTGAATGAGCTTGAAATACAATACCCATGTAAATAAGACGGATTCAGAATTTTTGTGTTATACATTTTAGGTTACGATCTTTATAATTTAATGGGTTTTCAATATAACATTTATATATCAACTAAATttgtttaatataaaatatatattgaacCAAAATTATCTAGTTCTGTAACAATGACTCTGCCCCAGATTGGATTGTTCAGAAAGAAGGCAGTAATGTTGATTTGGTTTGCCTTGGAAAAGAAACATTACATAATCAGCAACTGAAGAATCAAAGGAAAGCAGCCGTTAATCCTTTTGGCTTTTGCCTCTATACGCCGTAAACTTTACCTAAATCAATGCTTGCCACTGATCTTCAATCTAATCTCTTCCCTTTGTAGTAGCTTTTTGACTGATACACTATTTCAAAGGATACAACAAAgaattaataattcaaaaaagtagtattattaattttcacTTAACGTGTCAACAAACTTGAAAATGAAGGAACATGTTACCGACAAAAATTTGCATTAATAAATACAGTACATAAAAGTGTCTACTAGTATATTCAACACCTTGATTCGACGAATGAAATTAACTTGGTAGATTGAGAATCTTGTTTGATCTTTTTGCAAGTTAGATGGATATATTTATTCATATGCTTTTATATATTAaatcttaaatattttaaataaatatatcattttattcatattttctaaTAAAGTGTACAAGAAGAAGAATATAAGGGGAAGACTAGAAAAGAATAAATTAGTaaggaaataagaaaaattttatggGGCACAATTAAAATTTCATAATCATAACTGTAGAACTTTTTGAAAGTAGTTGCAAAGCTCATGGGTGTGATCATCACTTCATACTCACACTCGTCAAGTGGTAGAATTGAAAAAGAAGTTACAAGTTGACGGTTATAACCACCACTTCAAAGGATGAATTCGTCAGGCAACActataattttctataaatagaggcatcACTTTGATTATAAATGCAGAACATAATAAGCAAGATATAAGAATTAGTCTTATTTACTTTctcttcctttctttttctttttgtaggataatatttatttattttttattaatttctccaTAATGGAGTAATTTCTTTCTGTTGGGATAATTGATGAAACttgatatattcataatattatcaCAGTTTAATACATCTTTCGCCTTAATCTTCAGCTATCTATGTATTGGGATTGTATTGGGATAATAACCtttatctaattattattatcacagctatctattttatctctaagttattcttatattgattttgttatcCTCACAGAGcgaaattaatatataataactaaTGAGTAAAATAGTAGAGTGAgagtaatttttagttatttattatttcaaatctttAGTCTTGCTTCTTTCAGTTTATATTCTCACGGAGGGATTGACTCAAACAAGTTTATAGATTTGTGTaatctctatcttatttatttCAGTCCGTATACTCATGGAGGGATTAACTCAAATAAGATTAAAGATTTGAGGGGTCTTTATCTTATGTCATTCAATTCGTATCCTCACGAAGTACTTGACTCAGAtaaatttattgatttaaagattacTCGCAAGAGGTCTTTACACCTTTAAGTACAATTAAGGCAAGATAATATTTTGATTTAACTATCACTAGTCTTAAATTATTTAACTGACATGATCTCACGAAATGGTGATTAAATATTTAATTCTTAGTcagtaaaatttaattattttagtaacaaataattattctatAGAGAAATACATGTGGAAACTGAAATTTTGTATAATATTATTATCAAGTGAATTCATCGATTCCCAGctctttttaaatatataaatctttCAGAAATGGTTTATTTTACTTTAAGTAATTTATAATTCAAAAGTCACCTGTCATCAATTTGGTTCTCTTAAATagtaaataagataataaaaatttgTAGCCTAGATAGTTCCAATCTCTGTGAGACGATATCTTAAACTATGCTAGAATTTGACAGAGTACGAGCAATAAAATCTCATATATATTTACCTCGTCATAAGTTGAGCACATATGGATAATGTTAACATAAAGGATATTGTAATTAGTCCACTGAAAAATCTAAATAGGTCATTGCATGGAGGACCTCGATTCATCCTAGGTAGTTTCCTCCCAGTCAAAACATGGAAATCCAATTTTGCACCACAAGATTGCAGTCTCACCCAAACTACGTTTTGAATCTATATTCCTCAGTTGCCTACGAAACTTTTTTACGGAGCAATTTtgaaaaaagtaggaaaaaaagaCTGGTGCACTGCTAAAGATAGGTACATGCACTTCCTCCAACCTAAGGAGAAGATATGCAAGAATTTACATTCAAGTCCCCACGAACACTCATGTAAAAAAACAAGTCACTATTGAAAGCCATAAGCAAGAGGTAATTTATGAAGGATAATGACAACTGTGTATTTTTTGTGGGTGGATTAGCCATACCATGAGGACTACGTAGATAAATGTAACACCCTGAGACTGTACCCTGGGCGTCTCACAGTacttataatcccgaaggaccactaactaacccatgactaatacctgccgtgagcactgaataataataatactgaaaatatatgcagaagttaggctgaaattgccataaagttcataaaatgaaaacaaatactgaatactgataataatactgaaaaactgaacatctatttgaaatagtctagtccgaaagcctctaactgcctgagtatagagttgatgggacaaatccccaactaactccgactgctgaacatactgaactactggaa comes from Capsicum annuum cultivar UCD-10X-F1 chromosome 2, UCD10Xv1.1, whole genome shotgun sequence and encodes:
- the LOC107858823 gene encoding U-box domain-containing protein 7, translating into MEEMVVEALLFGDRQAQLLAATQLPQFSSKQRHNIAEKGIVPPLVMMLSTNDYEVIEAALFALLSIAFRSERNKKLIAKSGAITVLLDVLQCENKLLVELGVAFLLTLSSCGSNKLAIASSGAIPLLLELLNSQSCNSMSLQANLDILSTLHNLSTCNQLIPSIVSYGGVATLLVLINLTSELLIEKAVALLENLVSSSRIALEKAAGTGGAIQCLVEAMEEGSRQCKEHAVAILLLICESCRDRYRGMILREGAMAALLQLSVHGTRRARDKAKRLLLLLRDCSNCGHMTKQPKNIMLLEQIMRQIEQGVGEPEGMSVAFLEEMISKLRT